One Glycine max cultivar Williams 82 chromosome 4, Glycine_max_v4.0, whole genome shotgun sequence DNA segment encodes these proteins:
- the LOC102663524 gene encoding uncharacterized protein, whose translation MPFVEALQQMSFYAKFLKDMLTRKNKYIHSDTIVVEGNCSTVIHRFLPPKHKDPGNVTIPCSIGEVSIGKALIDLGASINLMPLSMCRTLGELEIMPTRMTLQLADRSITRPYGVIEDVLVRVKHLIFPAGFVVMDIEEDADIPLILGHPFMSTASCVVDMGKKKLEMGIEDQ comes from the coding sequence ATGCCCTTTGTAGAAGCTCTACAGCAGATGTCGTTCTATGCTAAATTTCTGAAAGACATGCTAACTAGGAAAAACAAGTACATCCATAGTGACACCATAGTTGTGGAGGGAAACTGCAGCACCGTAATTCATCGTTTCCTTCCACCAAAACATAAAGATCCAGGCAACgtcactataccttgttctatagGTGAAGTTTCTATTGGCAAAGCTCTTATTGATTTGGGAGCCAGTATTAATTTGATGCCACTTTCCATGTGCCGGACACttggagagttggagataatgCCGACTAGGATGACTTTACAGTTAGCAGATCGCTCCATCACCAGACCTTATGGAGTGATTGAGGATGTTCTGGTTCGGGTCAAGCATCTTATCTTTCCTGCTGGCTTTGTTGTAATGGACATTGAGGAAGATGCAGATATTCCCTTAATTTTGGGACATCCATTTATGTCTACTGCAAGTTGTGTAGTGGACATGGGGAAGAAAAAGTTAGAAATGGGTATTGAAGACCAATAG